The following are from one region of the Eubacterium sp. MSJ-33 genome:
- a CDS encoding IS3 family transposase, whose protein sequence is MGCATQGEKAAIIKDLREKGYQLKYLLKAMHMARSTYYFEISRNDVVAERNKEVLEEIKSIFDENKRRYGVRRVHQELINRGYRVNHKRVQRLMHESGLAGKRPKEKYHSYTGEVGKIADNIINRDFSTTSPLQKWTTDVSQFNFSWGKCYLSPVLDMNTNEIISYDLSKSPNLEQITRMLNKAFEKFPSIEGLIFHSDQGWQYQHAYFRNALQEHGIIQSMSRKGNCYDNCIMETFFGRLKNEMYYGNEKDYSSFEEFSQAIEEYIDYYNNKRIQAKTKWMPPVQYRIASMCST, encoded by the coding sequence ATGGGCTGCGCAACTCAAGGCGAAAAAGCAGCAATCATCAAGGACCTCAGAGAAAAAGGATACCAATTAAAGTATCTGCTTAAAGCAATGCATATGGCTAGATCTACTTACTATTTTGAGATTAGCAGAAACGATGTTGTTGCTGAACGCAATAAGGAAGTACTAGAAGAAATAAAAAGTATTTTTGATGAAAACAAGCGCAGATATGGCGTAAGACGAGTTCATCAGGAACTTATTAATCGTGGATATCGGGTGAACCATAAGAGGGTTCAGCGTCTTATGCATGAATCAGGATTAGCCGGAAAACGACCAAAGGAGAAATATCATTCTTATACGGGTGAAGTTGGTAAGATTGCTGATAACATAATAAATCGAGATTTCAGCACAACATCGCCTTTGCAAAAATGGACTACAGATGTATCACAGTTCAATTTTTCATGGGGAAAGTGTTATCTCTCTCCAGTGCTGGATATGAATACAAATGAAATCATCTCATATGATTTGTCCAAGAGTCCTAATCTTGAACAGATAACGAGAATGCTCAATAAAGCATTTGAAAAATTTCCTTCAATTGAAGGATTGATATTTCATTCAGACCAAGGCTGGCAGTATCAACATGCTTATTTTAGAAATGCCTTACAGGAACATGGCATTATACAATCCATGTCACGAAAAGGTAATTGTTATGATAATTGTATTATGGAGACATTTTTTGGAAGATTAAAAAATGAGATGTATTATGGAAATGAAAAAGACTATTCTTCTTTTGAAGAATTCTCACAAGCAATTGAAGAATATATAGATTATTATAATAACAAAAGAATTCAGGCAAAAACAAAATGGATGCCACCTGTACAATACAGGATAGCATCCATGTGTTCAACCTAG
- a CDS encoding helix-turn-helix domain-containing protein produces the protein MRYSYEFKLMCVELYHSGLYPDIPEDTNPDTLKRHIREWSGLVDLHGPEVLKHKVFNKVWTPEEKLELVLKVIAGIPKRKVATEAGISPGILYQWIYKYKSQGYNGLVGSKKGRSTKELKMKKSTNPLPLTESEREELMRLRSENEYIKAENEIIKKRIALRQEKWAAQLKAKKQQSSRTSEKKDTN, from the coding sequence ATGCGTTATAGTTATGAGTTTAAACTGATGTGTGTTGAATTGTATCATTCGGGTTTGTATCCAGATATCCCAGAGGATACGAATCCAGATACTCTCAAAAGACATATACGAGAATGGTCTGGATTGGTTGATTTACATGGTCCAGAAGTTTTAAAACATAAGGTGTTCAATAAAGTGTGGACACCAGAAGAAAAACTTGAACTGGTTTTAAAAGTCATTGCAGGCATACCAAAGAGGAAAGTTGCCACAGAAGCAGGTATTAGCCCAGGAATACTTTATCAATGGATATACAAATATAAATCACAAGGATATAATGGATTAGTAGGAAGTAAAAAAGGACGTTCAACAAAGGAATTAAAAATGAAGAAGTCAACAAATCCATTACCTTTAACAGAATCAGAACGAGAAGAACTGATGCGCTTGAGATCGGAAAACGAATATATCAAAGCGGAGAATGAAATAATAAAAAAACGGATCGCCTTGAGGCAAGAAAAATGGGCTGCGCAACTCAAGGCGAAAAAGCAGCAATCATCAAGGACCTCAGAGAAAAAGGATACCAATTAA
- a CDS encoding sigma-70 family RNA polymerase sigma factor has protein sequence MVKYAPRKVYIRESGGYVELSYTEFCRCRESDQTYMDKLFIPIQGCLLEVVREQYTDFYRDKERWRYLQKLDTKNRLLSLDGFTDSEGNPLDFITDEAVDIAETVVNAVMVDRLKATLPLLSDSEQELIQAIFFDGLSEREVGARLGITQSVVNKRKARILIKLRKIIEN, from the coding sequence ATGGTGAAATATGCACCAAGAAAGGTATATATCAGAGAAAGTGGCGGCTATGTGGAATTATCCTACACGGAGTTCTGCCGTTGCAGGGAATCCGACCAGACCTATATGGACAAGCTGTTTATCCCCATTCAAGGCTGTCTGCTTGAAGTCGTGAGGGAGCAATACACAGACTTCTACCGTGACAAGGAACGGTGGCGTTATCTGCAAAAATTAGATACAAAGAATAGACTGCTATCTCTCGACGGATTTACGGACAGCGAGGGGAATCCTCTGGACTTTATCACTGATGAAGCGGTGGACATTGCAGAAACCGTTGTCAATGCGGTCATGGTGGACAGGCTGAAAGCCACCCTGCCTTTGCTGTCGGATAGTGAACAGGAGCTGATACAGGCAATCTTTTTTGACGGACTTTCCGAGCGTGAAGTCGGGGCGAGGTTGGGCATAACCCAGAGCGTTGTAAACAAACGCAAAGCCAGAATCCTAATAAAACTAAGAAAGATAATAGAAAATTAA
- a CDS encoding sigma-70 family RNA polymerase sigma factor → MAYNHGREDRKWRIWKEAEEKLLRECGVDEATIEQIRMADRADFNSNRRFYRWTNDVAEYLEDMAGRERQAEVGTVAELLEEIESENLYQVLVTVDGRTLKIVLLKMQGYSTKEIAPLVHLTTGAIYARLDHLRKKLRKIL, encoded by the coding sequence ATGGCATACAACCACGGACGGGAGGACAGGAAATGGCGTATCTGGAAAGAAGCGGAGGAAAAGCTGCTGCGTGAGTGCGGCGTTGATGAAGCGACCATTGAGCAGATACGCATGGCGGACAGGGCAGACTTCAATTCCAACAGGCGGTTTTACCGATGGACGAATGACGTTGCGGAATATCTTGAGGACATGGCAGGCAGGGAGCGGCAGGCGGAAGTGGGTACGGTTGCGGAGTTACTGGAAGAGATTGAGAGCGAAAATCTCTATCAAGTATTAGTCACGGTGGACGGGCGTACCTTGAAAATCGTCCTGCTGAAAATGCAGGGGTATTCCACAAAGGAGATTGCCCCGCTTGTGCATTTGACGACTGGTGCCATCTATGCGAGGTTAGACCATCTGCGGAAGAAGCTGCGGAAAATTTTATAG
- a CDS encoding AAA family ATPase, with product MQKLQTVNAETLLYEPLEKPSFVVDSLIPTGLSLFCGSQKIGKSWLMLKLCLCVSQGIPLWDMPTMEGDVLYLCLEDTFCRIQDRLFRLTDEASGRLHFAVASCKLSDGLIVQLEDYLKDYPDSRLIVIDTLQKVRTASKDNAYASDYGDISLIKDFADRHSLAVIVVHHIRKQNDSDVFNKVSGTTGLTGSADATFVLEKEKRASDTAKLYVTGRDTPYQEYTLRFRDCRWELVERKTQEQLAKETIPDVLFRLVDFMRDKEEWIGTATELLAAMGETETIPTVITKWLNEYRTTFLSENRICYQYSRRKDGRRIALARRAGDSGDGGDSDIRIPPCYCH from the coding sequence ATGCAGAAGTTACAGACAGTCAACGCCGAAACGCTCCTTTATGAACCGCTTGAGAAACCATCCTTTGTGGTGGACAGCCTTATCCCGACAGGCTTATCGCTGTTCTGCGGCTCACAGAAGATAGGCAAAAGCTGGCTCATGCTGAAGCTATGCTTATGCGTGTCGCAGGGAATCCCTTTATGGGATATGCCGACAATGGAGGGCGATGTGCTTTACCTCTGCCTTGAGGACACGTTCTGCCGCATACAGGACAGGTTATTTCGTTTGACGGACGAAGCAAGCGGGCGGCTCCACTTTGCCGTGGCAAGCTGCAAGCTGTCAGACGGTCTTATCGTGCAGCTTGAAGATTATCTGAAAGATTACCCAGACAGCAGGCTCATTGTCATTGATACCTTGCAGAAAGTCCGTACAGCTTCAAAAGACAATGCCTATGCAAGCGACTATGGGGACATCTCCCTCATCAAAGACTTTGCCGACAGGCACTCTCTGGCGGTCATTGTCGTACACCACATCCGAAAGCAGAATGACAGCGACGTGTTCAACAAGGTGTCTGGGACGACAGGATTAACGGGGAGTGCGGACGCTACCTTTGTTCTGGAAAAGGAGAAACGTGCGTCTGACACCGCCAAGCTGTATGTGACGGGCAGGGACACGCCTTATCAGGAATACACGCTGCGTTTCCGTGATTGCCGTTGGGAGCTTGTGGAGCGGAAAACGCAGGAGCAGCTTGCGAAAGAAACGATACCAGATGTCCTTTTTCGGTTGGTGGATTTTATGAGGGATAAGGAAGAATGGATAGGCACGGCAACGGAACTGTTAGCCGCTATGGGGGAAACGGAAACCATACCCACGGTGATTACGAAATGGCTGAATGAATACCGCACCACATTTTTAAGCGAGAACCGTATCTGCTACCAGTACAGCCGCAGGAAAGACGGCAGGCGGATTGCCCTTGCAAGGAGGGCGGGTGACAGCGGTGATGGTGGTGACAGCGATATTAGGATACCCCCCTGTTACTGTCATTGA